One genomic segment of Sphingobacteriales bacterium includes these proteins:
- the nth gene encoding endonuclease III gives MTLPQKAQFITKTLNKLFPETPIPLQHTNAYTLLVAVVLSAQCTDERVNKITPQLFALANTPQTMQALPTEVIANIIRPCGLSPQKSKAIRNLSQIIVAKHNGQVPNSFEALEALPGVGHKTASVVMSQAFGVPAFPVDTHIHRLAQRWGLTSGKNVVQTERDLKAIFRMEDWNKLHLQIIYFGRQYCPARNHHPDKCPICSVIGG, from the coding sequence ATGACCTTGCCCCAAAAAGCACAGTTTATAACTAAAACTTTAAATAAGCTATTTCCTGAAACGCCTATACCGTTACAGCACACAAACGCCTATACGCTTTTAGTTGCAGTGGTTTTGTCGGCGCAATGTACAGACGAGCGCGTCAATAAAATTACCCCTCAACTTTTTGCACTTGCCAACACGCCGCAAACCATGCAAGCATTACCCACCGAGGTAATTGCCAACATTATACGCCCCTGCGGGTTAAGCCCCCAAAAATCAAAAGCAATTCGCAACCTTTCGCAAATTATCGTTGCCAAACACAATGGCCAGGTACCCAACAGTTTCGAGGCATTAGAAGCTTTGCCGGGTGTGGGGCATAAAACAGCATCGGTGGTTATGTCGCAAGCCTTTGGGGTGCCTGCTTTTCCGGTCGATACACATATACATAGGCTGGCCCAACGTTGGGGGCTTACATCGGGCAAAAATGTAGTACAAACCGAGCGCGACTTAAAAGCAATTTTCCGGATGGAAGACTGGAACAAATTACATTTACAAATTATTTATTTTGGACGGCAATACTGCCCCGCCCGCAATCACCATCCCGATAAATGCCCCATTTGTAGTGTAATAGGCGGGTAG
- a CDS encoding zinc dependent phospholipase C family protein — protein MPKEITHWIIAERVAKKLQGTVYEQAINKYPNIYKLGAVYHDLFYYLTPQKYPKHQAIAQGLASVTNKLHGISGEDTFAVLRCVAWQIQRQAENQHLIAFWLGLLTHIIADQIFHPLVYYYTGEYYPDTDIKTRIRHQRHHLKFEALLDFYLCKGNYEEMNKYDLTALVKGLEYRFDDLVQQALAFYLTMNAEVYAKHMLTALADAQKAHRQIRSFSRNSFFCPFI, from the coding sequence ATGCCTAAAGAAATAACGCATTGGATAATTGCTGAACGGGTAGCCAAAAAATTGCAAGGAACTGTTTACGAACAAGCCATCAATAAATATCCAAATATTTATAAGTTGGGAGCAGTTTACCATGATTTATTTTATTATTTAACGCCACAAAAATACCCCAAACATCAGGCTATTGCGCAAGGACTTGCTTCGGTGACAAACAAATTACATGGTATATCCGGAGAAGATACTTTTGCAGTTTTACGCTGTGTAGCGTGGCAAATACAAAGACAAGCCGAGAATCAACACTTAATTGCTTTTTGGTTGGGCTTACTTACACATATAATTGCCGACCAAATATTTCATCCCTTAGTTTACTATTATACGGGCGAGTATTATCCGGACACTGACATTAAAACCCGGATTCGTCATCAACGCCATCATCTTAAATTTGAGGCTTTGCTCGATTTTTATTTATGCAAAGGCAATTACGAGGAGATGAATAAATACGATTTGACTGCCTTGGTTAAAGGTTTAGAATATCGTTTTGATGATTTAGTACAGCAGGCACTGGCGTTTTATTTAACTATGAATGCAGAGGTGTATGCAAAACACATGCTAACAGCATTAGCTGATGCACAAAAGGCTCACCGGCAAATACGGTCCTTTAGCCGAAATAGTTTTTTTTGCCCCTTTATTTAG
- the msrA gene encoding peptide-methionine (S)-S-oxide reductase MsrA gives MFKVFCSLCLSSLLFLNSCSQTTHTNSQSPTSLSNNNMLNLPLTPVQVPAGKEIATFAGGCFWCVEAVFSELDGVDKVISGYAGGIVKNPTYREVCSGSTQHAEAIQITFDPQKIGYSDLLYIFWHVHDPTTLNRQGADVGTQYRSAIYYHNDTQKAQAQASIAQAQTEAIWPNPFVTEITQFTNFYPAEDYHQSYYYANPSESYCTFVISPKMAKFRKKFANKLRPSGE, from the coding sequence ATGTTTAAAGTTTTTTGCAGTTTGTGCCTAAGCAGCTTATTATTCTTAAACTCATGCTCACAAACTACCCATACAAATTCACAATCGCCTACTTCATTAAGTAACAACAATATGTTAAACTTACCGCTTACCCCCGTTCAAGTGCCTGCAGGCAAAGAAATAGCCACTTTTGCCGGCGGGTGTTTTTGGTGTGTCGAAGCTGTTTTTTCTGAACTCGATGGGGTAGATAAAGTTATATCCGGATATGCCGGAGGCATCGTTAAAAACCCTACCTACCGCGAAGTTTGCTCGGGCAGCACACAACATGCCGAAGCCATACAAATTACTTTTGATCCTCAAAAAATAGGTTATTCCGATTTGTTGTATATTTTTTGGCACGTACACGACCCCACCACCCTTAACCGACAAGGCGCCGATGTGGGCACACAATACCGCTCGGCAATTTATTACCACAACGACACGCAAAAAGCCCAGGCACAGGCATCAATTGCCCAAGCACAAACCGAAGCTATATGGCCTAATCCCTTTGTAACCGAAATTACCCAATTTACCAATTTTTACCCCGCCGAAGATTACCACCAAAGCTACTACTACGCCAACCCTTCCGAATCGTATTGTACTTTTGTGATAAGCCCTAAAATGGCTAAATTCCGGAAAAAATTTGCAAACAAACTTCGGCCATCCGGCGAATAG
- a CDS encoding acetyl-CoA C-acyltransferase: MHEVVIVSLARTPIGSFGGKLASLTAIELGKTAMQAAMQRAGIDYNAVNEIYMGNVLQANVGQAPARQAALAAGFNPSVVCTTINKVCASGMKSVMLAAQSIRLGDAEVVLAGGMESMSQAPFLLTRQRWGNKYGNIETVDCIVRDALQDPYNGNMMGNVGELCANTYGFSRQDQDDFSIESYKRAETAYKNGWFNNEICPVTIPNPKGEPTVITEDEEYRNVRYDKVASLKPAFDKNGTITAFNASKINDGAAALVLMSRAKADELGLKPIARIVSYADAEQDPDWFTTAPSKAAPLALKRANLTIDQIDACEINEAFAVVALSNMRLLGVPHEKTNRFGGAVALGHPVGASGARIICTLISSLQQCNGRYGLAAICNGGGGASAVVVELL; encoded by the coding sequence ATGCACGAAGTAGTAATAGTATCGTTGGCACGCACACCCATTGGCAGTTTTGGTGGTAAATTGGCCAGTTTAACTGCCATTGAATTAGGTAAAACCGCTATGCAGGCCGCCATGCAACGCGCTGGCATTGATTATAATGCAGTGAACGAAATATATATGGGCAATGTTTTGCAAGCAAACGTAGGACAAGCACCTGCCAGGCAAGCAGCATTAGCAGCCGGATTTAACCCCTCGGTTGTTTGTACCACTATCAATAAAGTATGTGCAAGTGGCATGAAATCGGTAATGTTAGCAGCCCAATCCATACGCTTAGGCGATGCTGAGGTTGTTTTAGCCGGTGGTATGGAAAGCATGTCGCAAGCGCCTTTTCTATTAACCCGTCAACGTTGGGGCAACAAGTACGGCAATATCGAAACCGTTGACTGTATTGTGCGCGATGCCTTGCAAGACCCCTATAACGGCAATATGATGGGTAATGTTGGCGAGCTTTGTGCAAATACTTATGGTTTTAGCCGTCAAGACCAAGACGATTTTTCTATCGAATCGTATAAACGTGCCGAAACCGCCTACAAAAACGGATGGTTTAACAACGAAATTTGCCCTGTTACCATACCAAACCCAAAAGGCGAGCCTACCGTAATTACCGAAGACGAAGAGTACCGCAACGTGCGCTACGACAAAGTTGCCTCGCTTAAACCTGCTTTTGACAAAAATGGTACGATAACCGCCTTTAACGCCTCAAAAATTAATGACGGCGCTGCCGCTTTGGTACTAATGAGCCGGGCAAAAGCCGACGAGCTTGGCCTTAAACCCATTGCCCGCATTGTATCGTATGCCGATGCCGAACAAGACCCCGATTGGTTTACCACTGCTCCCTCAAAAGCTGCGCCTTTGGCGTTAAAACGTGCCAACCTAACCATTGACCAAATAGATGCCTGCGAAATAAACGAAGCTTTTGCCGTTGTTGCTTTATCAAATATGCGCCTGTTAGGCGTACCGCATGAAAAAACCAACCGCTTTGGAGGTGCAGTAGCCCTGGGGCATCCTGTTGGCGCATCAGGTGCGCGAATTATTTGTACCCTTATATCGTCGTTACAACAATGCAACGGACGTTATGGCCTTGCTGCCATTTGCAATGGCGGTGGCGGTGCCTCGGCAGTTGTAGTTGAATTGTTATAA
- the uvrA gene encoding excinuclease ABC subunit UvrA, producing MSTKHDLNSNSSLSVPRGIYIKGARQHNLKNITVNIPRNALVVVTGVSGSGKSSLVIDTLFAEGQRRYVESLSAYARQFLGRMNKPEVDYIHGLSPAIAIEQRVISNAARSTVGTLTEIYDYLRLLYARLGKTYSPVSGQLVRKDEVSDIVDYLFNLPNGERVVLAVPLSPDISKSEKNTDAELNLLLQKGYSRLWLNNTLVRIEDVQTSPQPLLSGAMVMIDRFSIDNADNDLRTRCADSVNLAFYEGHGHCTIIHPDKNEWRNFSNKFEADGLVFEEPSPQFFHFNNPYGACQTCEGFGQTIGIDENLVIPDHSLSVYEGAIAPWKGEKMGEWLDFLVANSSRFNFPIHRPIAQLTPQEYQLLWTGNKYFEGINAFFKMLQENSYKMHYRIMMAKYRGRTICPDCLGSRLRKEVQYVKIGQKSLIDLVLMPISDLQTFFSGLSLNDFEQAIGKRILIEITHRLNVLINLGLGYITLNRNSATLSGGETQRIHLTRILGSNLTNALYILDEPSIGLHPRDTDRLVQVLQNLRALGNTVIVVEHEEAVMKAADYLIDIGPLAGQQGGEIVFEGKPGDLLEQAKNPENKSLTAQYLSGKMAITPPTHTRPPLDFIIIENASHHNLKNVTAKFPIGCFTVVTGVSGSGKTTLVKDILYPALQRHLTGLGNQPGRHEKITGYLQGVTKLELIDQNPLGRSSRSNPVTYIKAYDAIRDLYCSQQLAKIRGYKTGSFSFNVAGGRCDTCNGEGVVTIEMQFLADVHLLCEACNGKRFKPDILEVHFGRKNIYDVLEMSVEEAIDFFKPQHKDIATKLQPLADVGLGYVKLGQSSSTLSGGEAQRLKLATYLGQSRTNEKVLFIFDEPSTGLHFNDIKKLLSAFYALTNAGHTVIVVEHNLDIIKCADWVIDLGPDGGSDGGYILYQGHTSGLLTAENSHTAKFIREKIQFTS from the coding sequence ATGTCAACTAAGCACGATCTTAATTCCAATTCAAGCCTAAGCGTGCCAAGGGGTATTTACATTAAAGGAGCAAGGCAGCACAATTTAAAAAATATAACAGTTAATATTCCGCGAAACGCTTTGGTGGTTGTTACCGGGGTTTCAGGCTCAGGAAAATCATCGTTGGTAATTGACACCCTGTTTGCCGAAGGCCAAAGGCGTTACGTTGAAAGTTTATCGGCCTATGCACGGCAATTTTTGGGGCGGATGAACAAGCCCGAAGTAGATTATATTCATGGCCTTAGCCCTGCCATCGCCATCGAACAGCGAGTAATTAGTAATGCCGCCCGCTCAACAGTAGGTACACTAACCGAAATTTACGACTATTTGCGCCTGCTGTATGCTCGGTTAGGTAAAACATATTCGCCAGTCAGCGGGCAATTAGTGCGCAAAGACGAAGTAAGTGATATTGTAGATTATTTGTTTAACCTGCCTAACGGCGAACGGGTTGTCTTAGCCGTGCCTTTATCTCCAGATATATCAAAATCTGAAAAAAATACTGACGCCGAACTTAATCTCTTGTTGCAAAAAGGCTACTCAAGGCTTTGGTTAAACAATACCCTTGTTCGTATTGAAGATGTTCAGACCTCGCCCCAGCCATTATTATCCGGAGCTATGGTAATGATTGACCGTTTTTCTATTGACAATGCCGACAACGATTTGCGCACCCGTTGTGCCGACTCGGTTAATCTGGCTTTCTACGAAGGACACGGCCACTGTACCATCATTCATCCGGATAAAAATGAATGGCGCAATTTTAGCAATAAATTCGAAGCCGACGGTCTCGTCTTTGAAGAACCTTCACCTCAGTTTTTTCATTTTAACAATCCTTATGGCGCATGTCAAACCTGCGAAGGGTTTGGTCAAACAATTGGTATTGACGAAAATTTGGTCATTCCCGACCATAGCCTTAGCGTTTATGAAGGGGCAATAGCACCGTGGAAGGGCGAAAAAATGGGTGAGTGGTTAGATTTTTTAGTAGCGAATAGTTCAAGATTTAATTTTCCCATTCATAGACCCATTGCCCAGCTAACGCCTCAAGAATATCAACTACTTTGGACTGGCAATAAATATTTTGAAGGCATTAATGCATTTTTTAAAATGCTGCAAGAAAACAGCTACAAAATGCACTACCGCATTATGATGGCCAAGTACAGAGGGCGCACCATTTGCCCTGATTGCTTGGGCAGCCGCTTGCGAAAAGAGGTACAATACGTAAAAATAGGGCAAAAATCGTTAATAGACTTAGTACTGATGCCCATTAGCGATTTACAAACTTTTTTTTCCGGATTAAGCTTAAACGATTTTGAACAAGCGATAGGTAAACGAATTTTAATAGAAATTACCCACCGTTTAAATGTGTTGATAAATTTAGGTTTAGGCTATATTACACTTAACCGCAACTCGGCCACACTAAGCGGCGGCGAAACCCAGCGCATTCATTTAACCCGCATTTTGGGCAGTAATTTAACCAATGCCTTGTATATACTCGACGAGCCAAGTATTGGCCTGCACCCCCGCGACACCGACCGCTTGGTGCAAGTTCTGCAAAACTTACGTGCTTTAGGCAATACCGTAATAGTTGTTGAACACGAAGAGGCCGTAATGAAAGCTGCCGATTATTTAATTGATATTGGTCCTTTGGCAGGGCAACAAGGCGGCGAAATTGTATTTGAAGGAAAGCCAGGTGATTTATTGGAGCAGGCAAAGAATCCCGAAAATAAAAGCCTGACCGCACAATATTTATCCGGAAAAATGGCTATCACCCCACCAACGCATACGCGCCCACCCCTCGATTTTATTATCATCGAAAATGCTTCTCACCATAATTTAAAAAATGTAACGGCTAAGTTTCCGATAGGTTGTTTTACTGTTGTTACAGGCGTATCGGGGTCGGGCAAAACCACTTTAGTTAAAGATATTTTATACCCCGCCTTACAGCGCCACTTAACGGGGTTAGGCAACCAACCAGGTCGGCACGAAAAAATAACGGGCTACCTGCAAGGCGTTACAAAACTCGAACTAATAGACCAAAACCCATTGGGGCGCAGTTCGCGTTCTAATCCTGTTACTTATATTAAAGCCTACGATGCCATCCGAGATTTGTATTGCTCGCAGCAATTAGCCAAAATACGAGGCTACAAAACAGGCAGTTTTTCATTTAATGTGGCTGGTGGTCGCTGCGACACCTGTAATGGCGAAGGTGTTGTTACCATTGAAATGCAATTTTTAGCCGATGTACATTTGCTTTGCGAAGCTTGTAACGGCAAACGTTTTAAACCGGATATATTAGAGGTGCATTTTGGCCGTAAAAATATTTACGATGTATTAGAAATGAGCGTTGAAGAAGCCATTGACTTTTTTAAACCTCAACATAAAGATATTGCCACTAAATTACAACCTTTAGCCGATGTTGGTTTAGGTTATGTTAAATTAGGGCAATCGTCAAGTACTTTAAGCGGTGGTGAAGCACAACGACTTAAATTAGCCACCTATTTAGGCCAAAGTCGTACAAACGAAAAAGTACTTTTCATTTTCGATGAGCCTTCGACAGGCTTACATTTTAACGATATAAAAAAACTGCTATCCGCTTTTTATGCGCTTACCAACGCTGGCCATACGGTTATTGTTGTTGAACATAATTTAGACATCATAAAATGCGCCGATTGGGTCATTGACCTCGGTCCCGATGGAGGAAGCGATGGCGGCTATATTTTATATCAAGGCCATACATCCGGATTATTAACAGCAGAAAACTCTCATACCGCCAAATTTATCCGGGAAAAAATACAGTTTACCTCATAG